The DNA segment CACGATGCCTTCATCACCTGGGACGAGCCGGGCCAGGTCGTCGAGCGCTTCAGCGGCAGCCAGCTCATCCAGGGCGAGCCCGACGCCAGTTCCTTCCCCAGCGGCGGTCTCCGCGCCACCTTCGAGGCCCGCGGCTACACCGCCTGGGATCCGGCGAGCCCGGCCTTCCTGATGGAAGGGCCCCTCGGCAAGACCCTGTGCATCCCCACCGCCTTCGTCGGGTACCACGGCGAGGCGCTGGACCACAAAGTGCCCCTTCTCCGCTCCATGGAGGCGATCTCCCGCCGCGCGGTGGAGGCCCTCTCCCTCCTAGGCGCCAAGGCGGATTCCGTCGTGGCCCAGTGCGGTCCCGAGCAGGAGTACTTCGCGGTGGACCTGGAGCTGGCCCAGCAGCGGCCCGACCTGATGTTCGCCAACCGCACCCTCCAGGGCGCCAAGCCGCCCAAGGGCCAGGAGCTGGAGGACCACTACTTCGGCAGCATCAAGGAGCGCGTCCTGGGCTTCATGCAGGAAGTCGAGCTGGAGTGCTTCAAGCTCGGCATCCCCGCCAAGACCCGCCACAACGAAGTGGCCCCCAACCAGTTCGAGATCGCGCCCATCTATGAGGCGGCCAACCTCGCCAGCGACCACAACCAGCTCCTGATGGAGATCCTCAAGTCCGTGGGCGAGCGCCACGGCCTGGCGATCCTGCTGCACGAGAAGCCCTTCGCCGGCGTCAACGGCAGCGGCAAGCACGTCAACTGGAGCCTGGCCACCGACGAGGGCCAGAACCTGCTGGAGCCGGGCCAGACCCCCGAGGAGAACCTGCAGTTCCTGTACTTCCTGAGCGCCACCCTCAAGGCCATCCACACCCACGGCGGCCTGCTCCGCGCCGCCATCGCCAGCGCCGGCAACGACCACCGCCTGGGCGCCAACGAGGCGCCGCCGGCCATCATGTCGGCCTTCCTCGGCGCGCAGCTCAGCCACATCCTCGACGCCATCGAGAAGGGCGACGCGGCGGACGCCTCCATCCAGCGGATCCTCGACCTGGGAATCGGCAACCTGCCCCGCATCGAGAAGGACGCCACGGACCGCAACCGCACCAGCCCCTTCGCGTTCACGGGCAACAAGTTCGAGTTCCGCGCCGTGGGTTCCAGCCAGCCCATCGCCCTCCCGCTCACGGTGATCAACGCCGCCGTGGCCGAGGCGCTGGAAGTCCTGAACGGTCGCCTGGAGACCGAGATCGCGGCCGGCAAGGAGCACAAGGCGGCGGTGATGGTCGTGGTGCGCCAGACGATCATCGAGACCAAGGCCATCCGCTTCGAGGGCAACGGGTATGCGGACGAGTGGAAGGCCGAGGCCGAGCGCCGCGGGCTGCCCCACGCCAAGGACACCGTGGCCGCCCTTCCCATCTGGGAGGAGGAGGCCTCCAAGACCGTGTTCTCCCGCGGCGGCATCCTGTCCGTGGGCGAACTGGAGTCCCGCCTCCACATCCGCCACGAGCAGTACCAGAAGGCCATCGCCATCGAGACCCAGGTCCTGCGCGAGATGGCGGAAACGCAGATCCTGCCTTCCATCACGGCGGACCTCGGCGCTCGCGCCGAGAGCCTGGCCAAGCTGGCGGCCGCGGGCATCACCGTGCCCGAGACCCTGAAGGCCGCCCTGCAGGTCCAGGCCACGCTGGCCGGGGAAGCGCAGTCCCGCCTGCTGGAGATGAAGGCGGCCCTCGCGGAGGCGGAGGGGCTGGAAGACCTCCACGCCCGCACCGGCGCCTTCGGCGCGAAGGTGAACGAAGCGAAGCACGCCCTCCGCGAAGTCTTGGATCGCCTCGAAGAGGCCTGCGACGCCGACCTGTGGCCCCTGCCGAAGTACTGGCAGCTCCTGTCTCCCCTGGTCTAGTCCGCGGGAAGCGAAAAGAAAAGGGCCGCATCCGCGGCCCTTTTCTTTGGTCGCTGTTCGGCTACCGCCCGAACCGGAACACGGCGCTCGCCTGGAGCCAGGTGGCCGTGTCGAAGTTGAACCCGTCGCCGCCGTGCTTGTCCACGAAGACCTGGTTCAGCGTTCCTTCCACCGAGAAGTTGCGATTGAAGATGTAGCCCGCGCCGCCGCGCGCGCCCAGCTTTCCGCTCTGGCTGTAGCTGCCGCCGCGGCGGATCCCCGCGCCGTCGGTGTACTCCCAGTCGTTCTTGACGCTGTTGAGGCTGGCGCCGGCGAGGGCGTACCAGCCCAGGTTCGGGCTGCGGAAGCGGTAGACCCAGTCGGCGCCGGCCTGCAGGATCTTGAAGTCGTTCTGGGCGTTCTCGAACCCGCCCCAGCCCGAGCCGGGGAACGACTGGTAGGTGAGGTGCGCGCGGATCTCCTGGCGGGGCGCGATGGGGAATTCGAGGTGTCCGCCGACGTGGACGCCGAAGAACTGGTTGGTGCCCCATCCGGACTTGTCCTTCAGGTCGCCGCCGGGAAGGGAGAGGCCGGTGTAGAGACCGCCGGTGATGTCCTGGGCCGCCAGGGGCAGCGCCAGGAAGGCTAGGGTGAGGACAGCGCGGTGACGCATGGAACCTCCGACGAAAGCGGCCCAGAACGGGTCAGGGGGCCAGCCTACCCGGACTCCGATTTTCCCGCGTCATCCGAAGGGTCTATTCGATCGTCACGCCGCGGCCGGTGCGGATCCGCTGTTCGATGCGGGAGGTGCTGTGCCCGGGCAGGAAGGGGATGAGGACCAGCCGCCCTCCGCGGCCCTCCACCACGTCGCGTCCCACCACTGTCTCCGGCGTGTAGTCCCCGCCCTTGACCAGGACGTCGGGCTGGAGCGCCGCGATGAGCGCGAGGGGCGTGTCCTCGTCGAAGCGGACCACGGCGTCCACGCTCCGCAGGCCGAGGAGGACGGCGGCGCGCGCCGCCTCGTCCTGCAGGGGCCGGCCGGTTCCCTTCAGCCGCGCCACGGAGGCGTCGCTGTTCAGGCCCACCACCAGGAAGTCGCCCAGGGCGCGGGCGTCGGCGAGGTACTGGACGTGGCCGGGATGGATGAGGTCGAAGCACCCGTTGGTGAAGCACAGCGTCTTCGGGCGGGGGAGGGCCGCGAGAAAGGCTTCGGGAGTCTGGAAGAAACGGGTGGGTGACGGCATCGAAAGGGTCGGGATACCATGAAGGATTCGGGAAAAGGGTCCCGGGAGAAGTGTGCCATGCCGCTCTATGAATACCGTTGCGAAGCTTGCGGCCAGCCCGAGGAGCGGCTGGAGACGCTGTCCGCGCCCCTCTTCCACGCGTGCCCGGTCTGCGGCGCCGCCGAGGGGATGAAGCGCCAGGCCTCGGTTTCCGCCTTCGCCCTGGCGGGGGACGGTTGGTACAAGGGGTCGGCTTCCGAGCCGGCGGCGGCTTCTCCGGCGGCCAAGGCCGACGCTCCCAAGGAAACGTCCAAGGGCCACGGGTGCGCCGCGGGCGGCTGCGGATGTCCGCTGGCGGGTTGACGCGGGGCGGTGATGTCCGTCCCATTTCGACCTGATGCGTTGACTTCCGGGCTCTTTCCGTTAGCCTAGATGGTTCCGGCCCCGTGGGCCGGCGCAGGTTTTTCATCCGTCCGACGTTCCCCGGTCTCCGCAGGAACCTCTCGGGCCCAGGCCCGGATCCACCGGTGCCTTCCTTGGAGGATGGTGTGCCTACCATCAATCAGCTGATCCGCCTCGGGCGGAAGACGTTCCAGAACAAGACCAAGAGCCCCGCGCTCGACGCCTGCCCGCAGAAGCGCGGCGTGTGCACCCGCGTGTTCACCACCACCCCCAAGAAGCCGAATTCCGCGCTTCGCAAGGTGGCCCGCGTGCGCCTCACCAACGGCATCGAGTGCACCACCTACATCCCCGGCGTGGGCCACAACCTGCAGGAGCACAGCATCGTGCTCATCCGCGGCGGCCGCGTGAAGGATCTGCCGGGCGTGCGCTACCACGTGGTGCGCGGCACCCTCGACGCCACCGGTGTCGCGGGCCGCAACCAGTCCCGCTCCAAGTACGGCGCCAAGCGCCCCAAGGCTGGCGCCGCGCCGGCCAAGAAGAAGTAGGGGAGGTAAACCATGGCTCGCCGTTCCGCACCCGCCAAGCGTGAGATCCTCCCGGATCCCGTCTACAACAGCCTCACCGTCTCCAAGTTCGTCAACATCCTGATGGAGCGCGGCAAGAAGGCCACCGCCGAGCGCATCCTCTACGGAGCGCTGGAAATCGTCGCCAAGAAGTCCGGCGAAGAGGCCCTCGAGGCTTTCCAGAAGGCCCTGAACAACATCAAGCCCACGGTGGAAGTCAAGTCCCGCCGCGTGGGCGGCGCCACCTACCAGGTGCCCGTGGAGGTTCCCCAGAACCGCCGCCAGTCCCTGGCCATGCGCTGGCTGAAGACCTACTCCGCCTCCCGCGGCGAGCGCACCATGCGCGACAAGCTGGCGGGCGAGATTCTGGACGCCATGAACTTCCGCGGCGCCGCGATCAAGAAGAAGGACGACGTCCACAAGATGGCCGAAGCCAACAAGGCCTTCGCCCACTTCCGCTGGTAGCAGCCCGTCCGACGGAAAGGGCCGCCGCTCCGCGGCGGCCCCTTTCTTGACGACCGATCCCTTTCGATCCTTTCCGCACCGAATCCCCTATTCAGGAGGCCGACGTGGCCCGCCAGACCCCCCTCGAGCGCTACCGGAACATCGGCATCATGGCGCACATCGATGCCGGCAAGACCACCACGACGGAGCGCATCCTCTACTACACCGGCAAGATCCACAAGATCGGCGAGGTGCATGAGGGCGCGGCTACCACCGACTGGATGGTGCAGGAGCAGGAGCGCGGGATCACCATCACGTCCGCCGCCATCACCGCCGCCTGGACCCCCCAGACGGGCCAGCTGAAGGGCGTGGAGCACCGCATCAACATCATCGACACCCCCGGCCACGTGGACTTCACCGCCGAGGTGGAGCGCTCCCTGCGCGTCCTCGACGGTGCCTGCGCCGTGTTCTGCGCCGTGGGCGGCGTCGAGCCCCAGTCCGAGACCGTGTGGCGCCAGGCCGACAAGTACGGCGTGCCCCGCATGGCCTTCGTGAACAAGATGGACCGCCCCGGCGCGAACTTCTTCCGGGTGGTGGAGATGATGCAGAGCCGCCTGAAGGCGCGCCCCATGCCCATCCAGATCCCCATCGGCGCCGAGGACGAGTTCAAGGGCGTGGTCGATCTCGTGATGATGAAGGCCCTCACCTTCGACGAGGCCGACAAGGGCTTCAAGGTCCTCTACGGTGAGATCCCCGCCGATCTGGTGGAGACCGCCAAGGAGTGGCGCGAGAAGATGATCGAAATGGTCGCCGAGACCGACGACACCCTGATGGACAAGTACCTGGGCGGCGAAGAGCTGACCGAGGACGAGGTCCGCACGGGCATCCGCAAGGGCTGCATCAACCTGACCTTCACGCCGATGATGTGCGGCTCCGCCTTCAAGAACAAGGGCGTCCAGCCCATGCTCGACGCGGTGGTGAGCTACATGCCTTCGCCCCTCGACATCGCGGCCATCAAGGGCGTGGACGAGGATGGCAACGAGGCCGAGCGCAAGGCTGACGACAGCGAGCCTTTCAGCGCCCTCATCTTCAAGATCATGGCCGATCCCTTCGTGGGTTCGCTGGCCTTCCTGCGCGTCTATTCGGGCGTGCTGGCCGCCGGTTCCGGCGTCTACAACCCCGCCAAGGGCCGCCGCGAGCGCATCGGGCGCCTCCTCCAGATGCACGCGAACAAGCGCGAGGACATCGAGGAAGTCCGCACCGGCGACATCGGCGCTGCCGTGGGCCTCAAGGATGTCCTCACCGGGCAGACCATCTGCGACGAGAACCACCCCGTGATCCTGGAGTCCATGGACTTCCCCGATCCCGTGATCCAGGTGGCCATCGAGCCCAAGACCAAGGCCGACCAGGAGAAGATGGGCGTCGCCCTCAGCCGCCTGGCCCAGGAGGATCCCACTTTCAAGGTGAAGACCGATCCCGAGACCAACCAGACGATCATCGCCGGGATGGGCGAGCTCCACCTCGAGATCATCGTCGACCGCATGATGCGCGAGTTCAAGGTCGAGGCCAACGTGGGCAAGCCGATGGTGGCCTACCGCGAGACGATTCGGAAGCGGGTCGAAGCCGAAGGCAAGTTCGTGCGTCAGTCCGGCGGTCGCGGCCAGTACGGCCACGTCAAGCTCATCATCGAGCCCAACGAGGCCGGCAAGGGCTACGAGTTCGTCAACGACATCAAGGGCGGCGTGGTTCCCAAGGAATACATCAAGCCCACCGACCAGGGCATCCAGGAAGCCATGCAGTCCGGCGTCCTCGCGGGCTACCCCTGCGTCGACATCAAGGTCACCATCTTCGACGGCAGCTACCACGACGTGGACTCCAACGAAATGGCGTTCAAGATCGCCGGCTCCATGGGCTTCAAGGCGGGCTGCGAGAAGGCCTCCCCCGTGATCCTCGAGCCGATCATGGCCGTCGAGGTCGTGGTCCCCGAGGATTACATGGGCGACGTCATCGGCAACCTGAACAGCCGCCGCGGCCGCATCGAGAACATGGAGGACCGCGCGGGCTCCAAGGTGGTCACCGCCAAGGTGCCCCTCGCCGAGATGTTCGCCTACTCCACCACCCTGCGCGGCATGACCCAGGGCCGCGGCAACTACACCATGCAGTTCTCGCACTACGAGGAAGCGCCCCGCAACGTGGCCGAAGAGATCGTGGCCAAGGTCAAGGGCGCCAAGTAATCGGCGGGGGTTCCACGCTCCGCTGACGCTGCGCGAACACCCCCGCACCCCCGCATCTCGGTCTGGCAAAGCCGGTCCCTCGATGCTGACAACTTCAAGCATTCTTGTTTTACCTGCAGTTCTAGCCCCTCTCGGGGTGAGGCCGTTCTTCGAACCTTCGGGTTGCCGGGCCTCCTGATCCACCGCTTCCTCCTCCGGGAGGTCGTGCGTTCTTCTAAAAAGCCGTTGAATTTACAGCGGCTTTTGTTATGCTGATCAGCCCTGTCCCCGTTTCCGGGATGGATCCACTTGGGCGGTCAACGCCCCACGTCTATGGACGGGTCTGCCGTCCCAATGGAGTGAGCATGAAAGACAACATCCGCATCCGTTTGCGTGCCTTCGATCACCGTCTGCTCGACCAGAGCACCCGCGAGATCGTGGACACGGCCAAGCGCACGGGCGCCCAGGTGGCCGGGCCCATTCCCCTGCCCACCCGGACGAACAAGTACACCGTGAACCGTTCCCCCCACGTGGACAAGAAGAGCCGCGATCAGTTCGAGATCCGCACGCACAAGCGGCTGCTCGACATCCTGAATCCGACTCAGAACACCGTGGACACCTTGATGCGCCTCGACCTCCCCGCGGGTGTCGACGTCGAGATCAAGGTCTTCAGCCGCCAGGGCAACCGGTAAGGGAGGGGAGAAGACATGTCCAAAGGAATCATCGGCAAGAAGCTGGGAATGACCCAGATCTTCAATGAGCAGGGGCAGATCGTCCCGGTGACCGTCATCCAGGCCGGTCCCTGCGTCATCGTTCAGCGCAAGACGTCCGCCAAGGACGGCTACGAGGCCGTGCAGATCGGCTTCGTGGACCCCAACGGCGGCAAGCGCGCCTCCAAGGCTGAGAAGGGCCACTGCGAGAAGCTGGGCATCGCCCCGCTTCGCGTCATCCGCGAGATCAAGGTGGATGCCTCCAGTGCCGCCCAGCCCGGCGATAGCGTCCTGGCGAGCGCCTTCGAGGCGAAGACCAAGGTGAACGTCACCGGCATCAGCAAGGGCAAGGGCTTCGCCGGCGTCATCAAGCGGCACCACTTCGCCGGCGGCCGCGCGACCCACGGCTCCATGTTCCACCGCGCTCCCGGCTCCATCGGCGGATCCAGCTACCCCAGCCGCGTGTTCCCCGGAATGCGCATGGCCGGCCACATGGGCGATGCCCAGGTGACCGTCCGCAACCTGGAGATCGCCAAGGTGGACGTCGAGAACAACCTGCTGCTCATCAAGGGCGCCGTCCCCGGCCCCAAGGGTGGGTACATCGTCATCAAGCAGGAGGCCTAGGATGGCAGCGTTCCAGCACCCCGTCGTCAACTTCGACAACCAGTCGGTCGGCACTGTCGATCTCCTGCCCGAGGTGTTCAAGCTCGAGGACCTGAACCAGCACCTGATCTGGGAAGCGGTCCGCCACTTCCTGGCGAAGCGCCGCGCCGGCACCGCCAAGACCAAGGACAAGTGGGAAGTCAGCGGCTCCGGCAAGAAGCTGTGGAAGCAGAAGGGCACCGGCCGCGCCCGCATGGGCTCCATCCGCAGCCCGCTGTGGAAGGGCGGCGCCACCGTCCATGGTCCCCACCCCCGTTCCTACGACTACGCCTTCCCCAAGAAGGCCCGCCGCGCGGCCCTGCGCAACGCGCTGTCCGCCAAGCTGGCGAGCGGCCAGGTGACGGTGGTCGAGAACTGGGACATCGCGTCCCACAAGACCAAGGCCTTCATTCAGACCCTCGGCAAGCTCGGCATCACCGGTTCCGCCCTCCTGGTGGGCACCGAGGCCAGCGAGAAGCTCTCCATGGCCGCCGGCAACAACCCCAAGCTGCAGACCATCGAGAGCCTGGGCGTCAACGTCTATGAGCTCCTCAAGTACGACCAGGTGATCTTCTCCAAGGAAGCCGTCCTGGCCCTCCAGGAAGTGGTGAAGCCATGACCAAGATCTTCGACGTGATCCGCAAGCCCCTCCTCACGGAGAAGGGCCAGATCCTGCGGGAAAAGAACATCCAGGTGTTCGAAGTCGCCACCTGGGCCACCAAGCACCAGATCCAGGAAGCCGTGGAGCTCCTGCTCCAGTCCAAGGTGAAGGCCATCCGCACCGTGCGGATCCCCAGCCGGACCAAGCGCCTGGGCCGCTTCGTGGGGACCTCCGGCCCCCGGAAGAAGGCCTACGTCGAGCTCGCCGAAGGCGCCCCCGCGGCCGAGTAGGCGACGACGCATCTCCTATGGCGGACGGACAAGCTTTGCCCACTATCGCCCGCCCTTTTCAACCCTGAGGCAAGAGGACAACCATGAGCATCAAGCAGCTCAAGCCCACGACCCCCGGTCAGCGCGGCATGTCCAAGTTCGGCTTCGAGGAGATCACCACGGACGCCCCCGAGCGCTCCCTGATCGCCAAGAAGAACCGCACTGGCGGCCGTTCCAACACCGGCCGGATCACCACCCGCCACATCGGCGGGGGCCACAAGCGCCAGTACCGCATCATCGACTTCAAGCGCAACAAGCTCGAAGTGCCCGCCAAGGTGGCCACCATCGAGTACGACCCCAACCGCACCGCCCGCATCGCCCTGCTGGTCTACGCGGACGGCGAGAAGCGCTACATCCTGGCCCCCGACGGCCTCGAAGTGGGCCGCACCGTGGTGGCCGGCAAGAACGCCGACATCCTGGTGGGCAACGCGCTCCCCCTGCGCAACATCCCGGTCGGCAACACCGTGCACAACATCGAGATGAAGCCGGGCAAGGGCGGCCAGATCGCCCGCGCCGCCGGCACCTTCGCCCAGCTCGTGGCGAAGGAAGACGACTACGCCCAGCTCCGCATGCCCTCCGGCGAGATCCGCAAGATCCACCTGGAGTGCTACGCGACCATCGGGACCGTCGGCAACCTCCAGCACGAGAACGTGCAGCTCGGCAAGGCCGGCCGCACCCGCTGGAAGGGCATCCGCCCGACCGTCCGAGGCGTGGTGATGAACCCCGTCGACCACCCGCACGGCGGCGGCGAAGGCCGCACCTCCGGCGGACGCCACCCCGTGACCCCTTGGGGTCAGCCGACGCGCGGTTACAAGACCCGCGGCAACCGGCGCACGGACAAGTTCATCGTCAAGCGGATCAACTAGGAGGCCCGACAATGGCACGTTCCCTGAAAAAAGGCCCGTTCATTGACGCCCACCTCCAGAAGAAGGTGGAAGTCGCCCAGGCGGCCAACGACAAGCGCGTGATCAAGACCTGGTCCCGCCGTTCGACGGTCGTTCCGCAGATGATCGGACTGACCCTCGCCGTTCACAACGGCAACAAGTTCATTCCTGTGTATGTCACCGAGAACATGATCGGCCACAAGCTGGGCGAATTCGCCCTGACCCGCACCTTCAAGGGGCACGCGGGCAAGGCTGACACCAAGGCGAAGGGGAAGTGACGATGGCTGAGATCGTTTCCACCGCCACCGTTCGCCACCTGCGCGGCTCGGCCCAGAAGGCCCGCCTCGTGGTGGACATGATTCGCGGCAAGCAGGTCGGCGAGGCCCAGTGGGTTCTCACCCAGGCCAAGAAGTACGCCGCCGCCCCCATCCGCAAGCTCCTGGATTCCGCCGTGGCCAACGCCATCGACAAGAATCCCTCCGTCAACCCCGACGCCCTGATGGTGAAGACCGCCTTCGTGGACGAGGGCTTCCGCATGAAGCGCGTCCGCCCTGCGCCCATGGGCCGGGCCTACCGGGTCCAGAAGCGCACCTGCCACATCACCATCCAGCTCGCCGCGGCCGGGGAGGAGTAGTCATGGGTCAGAAGGTCCACCCGTACGGGTTCCGCCTCGTCCATCAGAAGAACTGGCACAGCAAGTGGTTCTCCAAGCGCGAGTACTCCGCGCTGCTGCACGAGGATCTCAAGCTGCGCCGCGAACTGAAGAAACAGCTGCACAGCCTCAACGCGATGATCTCGAAGATCGACATCGAGCGCGCCGCGGACAAGGTCACCGTGCGCATCTTCACCGCCCGCCCCGGCATCGTGATCGGCCGCAAGGGCGCCGAGATCGACAAGCTGCGCGAAGACCTCCAGAAGCGCCTGAACCGCCCCGTGTCCGTCGACATCCAGGAGATCAAGAAGCCTGAAGTCGATGCCCAGCTCGTGGCCGAGGGCGTGGCCCAGCAGCTCGAGCGCCGCATCGCCTTCCGCCGCGCGATGCGCAAGGCTGAGGAAGCCGCGATCCGCTTCGGCGCCAAGGGCTTCAAGATCAAGGTCTCCGGCCGCCTGAACGGCGCCGAGATCGCCCGGACCGAGGACTACCTCTCCGGCCAGATGCCCCTGCAGACCATCCGCGCGGGCGTTGACTACGGTTTCGCCGAGGCCCGCACGACCTACGGGATCATCGGCATCAAGGTTTGGGTGAACCTGGGCGACCAGGTTGCCGAGACCGTGAAGCGCTGAGGTGACCCTATGCTGATGCCCAAGAAGGTCAAGAACCGCAAAACCCAGAAGGGCCGCACGCGCGGCGTCGCCACCCGCGGCAATGATCTCGCCTTCGGCGATTTCGGCCTCAAGGCGATGGAGCACTGCTGGCTCACGAACCGCGAGATCGAAGCCGCCCGTATCGCCATGACCCGCCACATCAAGCGCGGCGGCAAGATCTGGATCCGCATCTTCCCCGATCGGCCCACCACGTCGAAGCCCGCGGAAACCCGCATGGGTTCCGGCAAGGGAGCTCCGGACGGCTGGGTGGCGGTGATCCGCCCCGGTCGCATCCTCTTCGAAATGGAAGGGGTCACCGAGGAAATCGCGCGCGAAGCCCTGCGGCTCGCCCAGATGAAGTTGTCCGTGGCGTCCGAATTCGTCAGCCGCACGCCGCCGGAGGAGTGAGAGCCATGTCCAAGAAGAATCCCTTTTCCGAATTGACCGGCAAGAGCGTCGAGGAGCTCGCGCAGCTGGAGGCCGAACTGGCCGCCAAGCGCTTCACCCTCCGCTTCCAGCACGCCGTGGGCCAGGTCGAGAACACCGCCGAGATCCGCAAGACTCGCCGGGAACTCGCCCGCGTCAAAACCGCCCTGGC comes from the Geothrix sp. 21YS21S-4 genome and includes:
- a CDS encoding glutamine synthetase III, which codes for MAKAQALEHSSISRLDQTKISQYFGCNTFSESTMRERLQKDVYKAYRLALKRGEALSPEVAKSVALAMKEWALERGCTHFTHWFLPMTGATAEKHDAFITWDEPGQVVERFSGSQLIQGEPDASSFPSGGLRATFEARGYTAWDPASPAFLMEGPLGKTLCIPTAFVGYHGEALDHKVPLLRSMEAISRRAVEALSLLGAKADSVVAQCGPEQEYFAVDLELAQQRPDLMFANRTLQGAKPPKGQELEDHYFGSIKERVLGFMQEVELECFKLGIPAKTRHNEVAPNQFEIAPIYEAANLASDHNQLLMEILKSVGERHGLAILLHEKPFAGVNGSGKHVNWSLATDEGQNLLEPGQTPEENLQFLYFLSATLKAIHTHGGLLRAAIASAGNDHRLGANEAPPAIMSAFLGAQLSHILDAIEKGDAADASIQRILDLGIGNLPRIEKDATDRNRTSPFAFTGNKFEFRAVGSSQPIALPLTVINAAVAEALEVLNGRLETEIAAGKEHKAAVMVVVRQTIIETKAIRFEGNGYADEWKAEAERRGLPHAKDTVAALPIWEEEASKTVFSRGGILSVGELESRLHIRHEQYQKAIAIETQVLREMAETQILPSITADLGARAESLAKLAAAGITVPETLKAALQVQATLAGEAQSRLLEMKAALAEAEGLEDLHARTGAFGAKVNEAKHALREVLDRLEEACDADLWPLPKYWQLLSPLV
- a CDS encoding outer membrane beta-barrel protein — protein: MRHRAVLTLAFLALPLAAQDITGGLYTGLSLPGGDLKDKSGWGTNQFFGVHVGGHLEFPIAPRQEIRAHLTYQSFPGSGWGGFENAQNDFKILQAGADWVYRFRSPNLGWYALAGASLNSVKNDWEYTDGAGIRRGGSYSQSGKLGARGGAGYIFNRNFSVEGTLNQVFVDKHGGDGFNFDTATWLQASAVFRFGR
- a CDS encoding zinc ribbon domain-containing protein, with the translated sequence MPLYEYRCEACGQPEERLETLSAPLFHACPVCGAAEGMKRQASVSAFALAGDGWYKGSASEPAAASPAAKADAPKETSKGHGCAAGGCGCPLAG
- the rpsL gene encoding 30S ribosomal protein S12; translated protein: MPTINQLIRLGRKTFQNKTKSPALDACPQKRGVCTRVFTTTPKKPNSALRKVARVRLTNGIECTTYIPGVGHNLQEHSIVLIRGGRVKDLPGVRYHVVRGTLDATGVAGRNQSRSKYGAKRPKAGAAPAKKK
- the rpsG gene encoding 30S ribosomal protein S7, which codes for MARRSAPAKREILPDPVYNSLTVSKFVNILMERGKKATAERILYGALEIVAKKSGEEALEAFQKALNNIKPTVEVKSRRVGGATYQVPVEVPQNRRQSLAMRWLKTYSASRGERTMRDKLAGEILDAMNFRGAAIKKKDDVHKMAEANKAFAHFRW
- the fusA gene encoding elongation factor G, translating into MARQTPLERYRNIGIMAHIDAGKTTTTERILYYTGKIHKIGEVHEGAATTDWMVQEQERGITITSAAITAAWTPQTGQLKGVEHRINIIDTPGHVDFTAEVERSLRVLDGACAVFCAVGGVEPQSETVWRQADKYGVPRMAFVNKMDRPGANFFRVVEMMQSRLKARPMPIQIPIGAEDEFKGVVDLVMMKALTFDEADKGFKVLYGEIPADLVETAKEWREKMIEMVAETDDTLMDKYLGGEELTEDEVRTGIRKGCINLTFTPMMCGSAFKNKGVQPMLDAVVSYMPSPLDIAAIKGVDEDGNEAERKADDSEPFSALIFKIMADPFVGSLAFLRVYSGVLAAGSGVYNPAKGRRERIGRLLQMHANKREDIEEVRTGDIGAAVGLKDVLTGQTICDENHPVILESMDFPDPVIQVAIEPKTKADQEKMGVALSRLAQEDPTFKVKTDPETNQTIIAGMGELHLEIIVDRMMREFKVEANVGKPMVAYRETIRKRVEAEGKFVRQSGGRGQYGHVKLIIEPNEAGKGYEFVNDIKGGVVPKEYIKPTDQGIQEAMQSGVLAGYPCVDIKVTIFDGSYHDVDSNEMAFKIAGSMGFKAGCEKASPVILEPIMAVEVVVPEDYMGDVIGNLNSRRGRIENMEDRAGSKVVTAKVPLAEMFAYSTTLRGMTQGRGNYTMQFSHYEEAPRNVAEEIVAKVKGAK
- the rpsJ gene encoding 30S ribosomal protein S10 yields the protein MKDNIRIRLRAFDHRLLDQSTREIVDTAKRTGAQVAGPIPLPTRTNKYTVNRSPHVDKKSRDQFEIRTHKRLLDILNPTQNTVDTLMRLDLPAGVDVEIKVFSRQGNR
- the rplC gene encoding 50S ribosomal protein L3 is translated as MSKGIIGKKLGMTQIFNEQGQIVPVTVIQAGPCVIVQRKTSAKDGYEAVQIGFVDPNGGKRASKAEKGHCEKLGIAPLRVIREIKVDASSAAQPGDSVLASAFEAKTKVNVTGISKGKGFAGVIKRHHFAGGRATHGSMFHRAPGSIGGSSYPSRVFPGMRMAGHMGDAQVTVRNLEIAKVDVENNLLLIKGAVPGPKGGYIVIKQEA
- the rplD gene encoding 50S ribosomal protein L4, whose product is MAAFQHPVVNFDNQSVGTVDLLPEVFKLEDLNQHLIWEAVRHFLAKRRAGTAKTKDKWEVSGSGKKLWKQKGTGRARMGSIRSPLWKGGATVHGPHPRSYDYAFPKKARRAALRNALSAKLASGQVTVVENWDIASHKTKAFIQTLGKLGITGSALLVGTEASEKLSMAAGNNPKLQTIESLGVNVYELLKYDQVIFSKEAVLALQEVVKP
- a CDS encoding 50S ribosomal protein L23 — its product is MTKIFDVIRKPLLTEKGQILREKNIQVFEVATWATKHQIQEAVELLLQSKVKAIRTVRIPSRTKRLGRFVGTSGPRKKAYVELAEGAPAAE
- the rplB gene encoding 50S ribosomal protein L2; this encodes MSIKQLKPTTPGQRGMSKFGFEEITTDAPERSLIAKKNRTGGRSNTGRITTRHIGGGHKRQYRIIDFKRNKLEVPAKVATIEYDPNRTARIALLVYADGEKRYILAPDGLEVGRTVVAGKNADILVGNALPLRNIPVGNTVHNIEMKPGKGGQIARAAGTFAQLVAKEDDYAQLRMPSGEIRKIHLECYATIGTVGNLQHENVQLGKAGRTRWKGIRPTVRGVVMNPVDHPHGGGEGRTSGGRHPVTPWGQPTRGYKTRGNRRTDKFIVKRIN
- the rpsS gene encoding 30S ribosomal protein S19; this encodes MARSLKKGPFIDAHLQKKVEVAQAANDKRVIKTWSRRSTVVPQMIGLTLAVHNGNKFIPVYVTENMIGHKLGEFALTRTFKGHAGKADTKAKGK
- the rplV gene encoding 50S ribosomal protein L22, producing the protein MAEIVSTATVRHLRGSAQKARLVVDMIRGKQVGEAQWVLTQAKKYAAAPIRKLLDSAVANAIDKNPSVNPDALMVKTAFVDEGFRMKRVRPAPMGRAYRVQKRTCHITIQLAAAGEE
- the rpsC gene encoding 30S ribosomal protein S3 → MGQKVHPYGFRLVHQKNWHSKWFSKREYSALLHEDLKLRRELKKQLHSLNAMISKIDIERAADKVTVRIFTARPGIVIGRKGAEIDKLREDLQKRLNRPVSVDIQEIKKPEVDAQLVAEGVAQQLERRIAFRRAMRKAEEAAIRFGAKGFKIKVSGRLNGAEIARTEDYLSGQMPLQTIRAGVDYGFAEARTTYGIIGIKVWVNLGDQVAETVKR